One genomic region from Maridesulfovibrio ferrireducens encodes:
- a CDS encoding response regulator → MSRIRVLVVDDEPDFLKLIGRRLAKRNVDVDVANNGQEALNFLSKTSVNVVILDVRMPGLSGIETLKEIRRRYHDVEVIMLTGHGSVQSGIEGISHGAYDYILKPFLIDDLLERIRAANEHSELKRQSRNVS, encoded by the coding sequence ATGTCCAGAATAAGAGTGCTTGTGGTGGATGATGAACCTGATTTCTTGAAGTTGATAGGGCGGAGACTTGCGAAGCGAAATGTTGATGTGGATGTTGCAAATAACGGACAGGAAGCCCTTAACTTTTTGTCGAAGACTTCAGTGAATGTGGTCATTTTAGATGTTAGAATGCCGGGACTGAGCGGTATTGAAACTCTTAAGGAAATCAGGCGCAGATATCATGATGTCGAAGTTATCATGCTTACGGGGCATGGTTCCGTGCAGTCAGGAATCGAGGGTATCAGTCATGGCGCATATGACTATATTCTTAAGCCTTTTTTGATTGATGATCTGCTTGAAAGAATACGCGCCGCGAACGAGCACTCAGAGCTTAAGCGACAGAGCAGGAATGTTTCATGA
- a CDS encoding PAS domain-containing sensor histidine kinase produces the protein MTSTSYTKLRWKLIAITLCFSLIPLFALGYVIHDQFSKSYEEKLTSNLVLVVNSKRDTIDMFLNERVVQLQNLANTHTLAQMTDQTYLNSLFDIIHNTSRSFIDLGVIGPDGSHEAYSGPFDLRDVNYKDEAWFNQVMLKGVYVSDVFMGFRNFPHFIIAVKRREAGKTWILRATIDSDVFTTLVRNVRSGKLGDAYLVNRNWELQTSSRFGGKVLSKATLPEYSGGRPVDICKWTESGTTHVAAITSLSLTDWKLVVTESPGEELSPLLRVQSMVYLLFLICACMIFAGTYLTVASVVGKLKAANDERAALDATLMQSSKMASLGKMAAGVAHEINNPLSIIRESAGWIRDLINDGELDGFEALDDLNEAVSDIDRHVERARTVTHRMLGFARRMEPAQEDVDLNILAKQTVAFLENEIKYRNIEVVFDLDSNLPLITTDSNQVQQIILNLLENSIDAVAENGSITLESRVEGSFIAMGVKDTGTGILPDQLTKVFDPFFTTKSAGEGTGLGLSIIYSTLNKLGGKITVQSEHGQGAVFTFFLPLSGVVHDS, from the coding sequence ATGACAAGCACTTCCTACACGAAGCTGAGATGGAAACTGATTGCAATAACCTTATGCTTTTCTCTCATACCTCTTTTTGCATTGGGCTATGTCATTCATGATCAGTTCAGTAAATCTTATGAAGAAAAACTGACCAGTAATCTGGTGCTCGTTGTTAATAGCAAGCGAGATACCATCGACATGTTTTTAAATGAACGGGTGGTGCAATTGCAGAATCTTGCCAATACGCACACGCTCGCGCAGATGACTGACCAAACATATCTGAATTCTCTTTTTGATATAATTCATAATACCTCACGGTCATTTATAGACCTTGGCGTTATCGGTCCGGATGGAAGCCATGAGGCTTATAGTGGTCCTTTTGATCTCCGGGATGTTAATTACAAAGACGAAGCATGGTTTAATCAGGTTATGCTTAAAGGAGTCTATGTAAGTGATGTTTTTATGGGATTTAGAAATTTTCCACATTTCATCATTGCAGTGAAAAGGCGAGAGGCTGGTAAAACATGGATATTAAGGGCCACCATTGATTCTGATGTTTTTACTACTCTTGTCAGAAATGTGCGGAGCGGTAAGCTCGGTGATGCCTATCTGGTCAATCGTAATTGGGAACTTCAAACTTCCTCAAGATTTGGCGGTAAGGTTTTATCCAAAGCCACGCTGCCTGAATATTCCGGTGGCAGACCTGTGGATATTTGTAAATGGACTGAAAGTGGAACAACTCATGTTGCGGCTATAACCTCTTTGTCACTTACCGACTGGAAACTTGTGGTGACTGAAAGTCCCGGAGAAGAGCTTTCGCCGTTGCTGCGGGTTCAATCCATGGTTTATCTTTTGTTTCTGATTTGCGCATGTATGATTTTTGCCGGCACGTATCTGACTGTTGCGTCTGTGGTCGGGAAATTAAAGGCTGCGAATGATGAAAGAGCTGCGCTGGATGCGACACTTATGCAATCAAGTAAAATGGCTTCTCTCGGTAAGATGGCGGCAGGAGTTGCGCATGAAATTAATAATCCTTTGTCTATTATAAGGGAAAGCGCCGGATGGATTCGCGATCTCATCAACGATGGAGAATTGGACGGATTCGAAGCTTTGGATGATCTCAATGAGGCTGTCAGCGACATTGACCGTCATGTTGAAAGAGCGCGGACAGTGACTCATAGAATGTTGGGTTTTGCCCGTAGAATGGAGCCGGCTCAGGAAGATGTTGATCTTAATATTCTGGCTAAACAGACCGTTGCTTTTCTGGAAAATGAAATCAAGTATCGCAATATTGAAGTCGTTTTTGATCTTGACTCAAACCTTCCATTAATAACTACAGATTCTAATCAGGTACAGCAGATAATTCTTAATTTGCTGGAAAACTCAATTGATGCTGTTGCTGAGAATGGAAGTATCACATTGGAAAGCCGTGTCGAGGGATCTTTCATTGCTATGGGAGTTAAGGATACGGGGACGGGGATATTGCCGGATCAGCTTACAAAAGTTTTTGATCCGTTTTTTACAACAAAATCAGCAGGCGAGGGTACAGGATTGGGCCTATCAATTATATACAGTACATTGAATAAACTGGGTGGTAAAATCACAGTGCAAAGTGAACATGGGCAGGGGGCTGTATTTACTTTTTTTCTACCGCTATCAGGCGTTGTCCACGATAGCTAG
- a CDS encoding response regulator, which yields MEQMKIMLVDDEERLLSTTKKLFEKMGIDVFTSTSGKDALELLRTENVHVIFLDIKMPGMDGMETLQRIKKDYPLIEVIILTGHATMESAVEGLKLGAMDFLVKPVSMKDILGKVEEAFEKVSRHKKKILSARMADVVEGRK from the coding sequence ATGGAACAGATGAAAATCATGCTTGTAGATGACGAAGAGCGTCTGCTCAGCACAACAAAAAAACTTTTCGAGAAGATGGGGATTGATGTTTTTACATCAACGTCCGGAAAGGATGCTCTCGAACTGCTTAGGACTGAAAACGTACATGTAATCTTTCTCGATATAAAGATGCCTGGAATGGATGGCATGGAAACTTTGCAGCGTATCAAGAAAGATTACCCGCTTATCGAAGTGATCATTCTCACGGGACACGCAACGATGGAGTCCGCAGTGGAAGGTCTGAAGTTGGGTGCGATGGATTTCCTGGTTAAGCCGGTGAGTATGAAGGACATTCTTGGGAAGGTTGAGGAGGCTTTTGAAAAAGTTTCACGCCACAAGAAGAAAATTCTTTCCGCCCGGATGGCTGATGTCGTCGAAGGTAGAAAGTAA
- a CDS encoding PEP/pyruvate-binding domain-containing protein, whose product MRSIFEIISRVVRNPSTEKDDGSRQFIARCENFRLLLAANNKALEIMAEMSEEARLNSLFGMSHVRSQSLKVSANVRQMIERLCRMNPGKYDALKDVFNIIVMEMEKASDSRSEQSRGPLILTMDEICAESISETGSKMAMLGEIRSELGLKVPEGFSITASAFMFFMENSGLDDEINRLIQITDGNDLNELQTLEASIKHAIDLAAMPIELEDYIEGASSELLKDRHDLRLAIRSSALGEDSGEASFAGQFLSVLGVSPENITDSYRAVVASMYSATAMTYLLNQGLREDELVMCVGCLEMIESVAGGVIYTRDPIGKHKNALIISGVPGHPCSIVDGSALADTWVMDRADRTLRDVFIADKEWQCLSSSNGQINRVKVSENRRSVPSIPYSVIIELAEIALRIEKHFNCPQDIEWVKSSDGQIYILQCRPLSVAESQSNGDSIPKKDEHESLAILSNCIPASHGFACGEVVIVETDDDMFNFPDGAILLTYNAKPRLAALLPRAGALISEHGSATGHLANVAREFGIPAFIGITGAVEKLSGVGVVSVNTATGRIYRGFLSGQNYTRDNLAVLPQNNPVITALRNTLPFIVPLSLTDPDSSKFTPSNCASLHDITRFCHEKAVAEMFRENAMSAANAKRLKGERLLQYWLIDLGGGTSSSVDDKYISLSDIKSNTMKALWIGMTQIPWDGPPPVQAAGLMSVISEAACNPALAPGMSNNMGDRNYFIVSRNYCNLQSRFGFHFCTVEGYAGDDPDENYAFFQFSGGGADKSRRMIRSWLIAGILEKQGFIVDVKEDSLFARIEGVAAEAVEQALAVAGYLLVHTRQIDMVMSDSNAYRNYQVKFAQDIEAVLSSYSIQSSEQGRSL is encoded by the coding sequence ATGCGTTCCATCTTTGAGATTATATCAAGAGTTGTACGAAATCCTTCAACTGAGAAGGATGACGGATCAAGGCAGTTTATCGCGCGTTGCGAAAATTTCAGATTACTACTTGCCGCGAATAACAAAGCGTTGGAAATTATGGCGGAGATGAGTGAAGAAGCTCGTTTAAATTCTCTTTTCGGAATGTCACATGTGAGATCTCAAAGCCTTAAAGTCTCGGCAAATGTCCGTCAGATGATAGAGCGTTTATGTCGCATGAATCCAGGAAAATATGATGCCTTAAAAGATGTTTTTAATATTATTGTTATGGAGATGGAAAAAGCTTCGGACAGTCGTTCTGAGCAGTCTCGAGGACCGTTGATTTTAACTATGGATGAAATTTGTGCAGAATCAATTTCCGAAACAGGATCTAAAATGGCTATGCTTGGAGAAATTCGTTCTGAGCTGGGTCTTAAAGTTCCTGAAGGGTTTTCCATAACAGCTTCAGCCTTTATGTTTTTTATGGAAAATTCCGGTCTGGATGATGAGATCAACCGGTTGATTCAGATAACCGACGGTAATGATTTAAATGAGCTTCAAACTCTGGAAGCAAGCATAAAACATGCAATAGATTTAGCTGCTATGCCGATTGAGCTTGAAGATTATATCGAAGGGGCTAGCTCAGAACTTTTGAAAGACAGACATGATTTACGGTTGGCAATACGCAGCAGTGCGTTAGGAGAAGATTCCGGAGAGGCCAGTTTTGCGGGGCAATTTCTTTCTGTTTTGGGTGTTTCTCCCGAAAATATAACGGATTCTTACAGGGCTGTTGTTGCAAGTATGTATTCTGCTACCGCCATGACTTACCTGCTTAATCAGGGGCTTCGTGAAGATGAGCTTGTCATGTGTGTAGGATGTCTTGAAATGATTGAATCCGTGGCTGGCGGAGTCATATACACTCGTGATCCTATTGGGAAACACAAGAATGCTCTGATAATAAGCGGAGTGCCGGGTCACCCCTGTTCGATTGTTGACGGAAGTGCACTTGCGGATACATGGGTTATGGATCGTGCTGATCGTACGCTTCGTGATGTTTTTATCGCTGATAAAGAGTGGCAATGTCTAAGTTCGTCAAATGGTCAAATTAATAGAGTTAAAGTGTCTGAAAACAGACGCAGTGTTCCTTCAATTCCTTATTCTGTAATTATTGAACTTGCTGAAATTGCGCTCAGGATTGAAAAGCATTTCAATTGTCCGCAGGATATTGAATGGGTTAAATCGTCTGACGGTCAGATTTATATATTGCAATGTCGTCCCTTGTCTGTCGCTGAGTCGCAGAGCAATGGCGATTCAATTCCTAAAAAAGATGAACATGAATCGCTCGCTATTTTGAGTAATTGTATTCCAGCCAGTCACGGTTTTGCCTGCGGTGAAGTCGTTATAGTCGAAACAGATGATGACATGTTTAATTTTCCCGACGGCGCAATTTTACTTACTTATAATGCCAAACCTCGTCTTGCTGCTTTGTTGCCGAGGGCCGGAGCTCTGATTTCAGAGCATGGCAGTGCGACCGGACATCTTGCGAATGTTGCCAGAGAATTCGGAATTCCAGCTTTTATTGGAATTACGGGAGCTGTGGAAAAGTTATCAGGAGTCGGTGTTGTCAGTGTTAATACTGCAACGGGCAGGATTTATCGCGGGTTTCTGAGTGGTCAAAATTATACTCGAGATAATCTTGCGGTTTTGCCGCAGAATAATCCCGTAATAACAGCCTTACGAAATACCCTGCCTTTTATTGTTCCGCTTTCGTTGACGGACCCGGATTCTTCTAAATTTACACCGTCTAATTGTGCATCGCTGCATGATATTACCAGATTTTGTCATGAAAAGGCTGTCGCGGAAATGTTCCGTGAAAATGCTATGTCCGCAGCAAATGCCAAGAGATTGAAGGGAGAACGTTTACTTCAATACTGGCTGATCGACCTCGGAGGCGGAACTTCTTCTTCGGTTGATGATAAATATATAAGTCTCTCTGATATTAAATCAAATACTATGAAAGCGTTATGGATCGGTATGACGCAAATTCCGTGGGACGGACCGCCTCCGGTTCAGGCCGCCGGTTTGATGTCTGTCATTTCTGAAGCGGCCTGTAATCCGGCACTGGCTCCGGGCATGTCTAATAATATGGGTGACCGTAACTATTTCATAGTGTCCAGAAATTATTGCAACCTTCAATCCCGCTTCGGTTTCCATTTTTGCACTGTGGAAGGGTATGCGGGTGATGACCCTGATGAAAATTATGCGTTTTTTCAATTTTCCGGCGGGGGGGCTGACAAGTCACGCCGCATGATTCGTTCTTGGTTAATTGCCGGAATTCTCGAAAAACAGGGATTTATTGTTGATGTAAAGGAAGACTCGCTTTTTGCCAGAATTGAAGGCGTTGCGGCGGAAGCTGTTGAGCAGGCACTTGCTGTTGCCGGATATTTGCTGGTTCATACCAGACAAATTGACATGGTTATGTCGGATTCTAATGCATATCGGAACTATCAGGTTAAATTCGCGCAGGACATAGAAGCTGTTCTATCAAGTTATAGTATCCAATCTTCCGAGCAGGGGAGGTCCTTATGA
- a CDS encoding response regulator has product MKKIRLLLVDDENDFLNAYVRRLVRRNVEVSVACRGRDAVEAVKATDFDVVVLDVMMPGMNGIETLRQIKAVSPALPVIILTGHAKSEALVEGMECGAFDFLLKPVGTEDLYYKMLDAIRSRTLDLV; this is encoded by the coding sequence ATGAAGAAAATAAGGTTGCTGCTGGTAGATGATGAAAACGACTTCCTTAACGCTTATGTGCGGAGGCTGGTTCGTCGTAATGTTGAAGTTAGTGTGGCGTGTCGAGGGCGGGACGCTGTCGAAGCTGTAAAAGCTACAGATTTTGATGTCGTTGTTTTAGACGTAATGATGCCCGGTATGAATGGTATTGAGACCCTTCGGCAGATTAAGGCTGTTTCTCCTGCTCTTCCTGTAATCATTTTAACGGGGCATGCGAAATCTGAAGCTCTTGTCGAGGGAATGGAATGCGGGGCTTTTGACTTTTTGCTGAAGCCGGTCGGAACCGAAGATTTATACTACAAAATGTTAGATGCGATTCGGTCCCGGACTCTCGATTTAGTTTGA
- a CDS encoding DASS family sodium-coupled anion symporter, whose product MAQAEKRATGYDKFVNWKLLIIPVVIFTVLLLLPATQGMKKVGMQYSVGPKIVTNYICEQLFNTKSFEVEQWQVLTAQMMEQNMRMGALSKARFMKRDAKWLKKYKIQADSANLKKALNYVDTKLTDAAYLTVMKKAFDLRNKNLSYEDLSSSEKKSADKGAWKIKVAIAMVVFVVFCFMTECMPLPGVSFCIGLILVFSGVVSRSEVASLYWSDACWFIMGSLMFAAAFVKTGVDKRMCLLMFKKLAVPNVRWITLIFFLVISPLAAFISDHALAAMFLPIGMLLYQNSLTDEIPEDKELAKMLMIAIAMACNIGGPGAPSGGARNVIMMTYLSDMFGMDIGYAQWIMYCMPFVIAMIPITWIVTNTVFKPRIRSLAPAMRHLEGEIVKMGKWNKNQIWAMIIFVIMVFGWFTEKAFFNMGIYPIRLGIGVIAVAGAVAYLLTGVVNWRDYQEKVDWGVVWLYAGAIIFGRTLDKTGAAYWLAQSVIDSLAPLGMDKGIPLMLTSNGLTAVLTNLMADGPAAAAVGPITLNMASIVHPGTTFLPFMAMATAISSSFAYCLIIGTPPNAIVYASGYLEPKDYLRVGVPMWFIANIMIVILTSLYWCGIGFGSLPGF is encoded by the coding sequence ATGGCACAAGCAGAAAAAAGGGCGACAGGATACGATAAGTTCGTCAACTGGAAGTTGCTGATAATTCCAGTAGTAATATTCACGGTGCTCCTTCTTCTTCCAGCAACACAGGGAATGAAAAAGGTGGGAATGCAGTATTCTGTAGGCCCGAAGATTGTAACTAATTATATTTGTGAACAACTTTTTAACACTAAAAGTTTTGAAGTTGAGCAGTGGCAGGTTTTGACTGCTCAGATGATGGAACAAAATATGCGCATGGGGGCCTTATCCAAGGCTCGTTTCATGAAGCGTGATGCTAAATGGCTGAAGAAGTACAAGATTCAAGCTGATTCAGCCAATTTGAAAAAGGCTCTTAATTACGTAGATACCAAACTTACAGACGCAGCTTATCTCACGGTAATGAAGAAAGCGTTTGATCTTCGGAACAAGAATCTTTCGTATGAGGATTTATCCTCTTCAGAAAAGAAGAGTGCTGATAAGGGAGCATGGAAAATCAAGGTTGCCATCGCTATGGTTGTCTTTGTTGTCTTCTGCTTCATGACAGAATGTATGCCGCTTCCCGGTGTGTCGTTTTGTATCGGTCTGATTCTTGTCTTTAGCGGAGTAGTCTCACGAAGTGAGGTTGCAAGTCTTTACTGGTCAGATGCCTGCTGGTTTATCATGGGTTCGCTGATGTTCGCGGCCGCTTTCGTCAAGACGGGAGTGGATAAGAGAATGTGTCTGCTCATGTTTAAAAAACTGGCAGTTCCTAATGTGCGCTGGATTACGTTGATATTCTTCCTTGTAATCAGCCCGCTTGCAGCGTTTATTTCAGACCATGCACTGGCAGCAATGTTCCTGCCCATCGGTATGTTGCTTTATCAGAACAGTCTTACTGACGAGATTCCTGAAGATAAGGAACTTGCCAAGATGTTGATGATCGCAATTGCTATGGCTTGTAACATCGGTGGTCCTGGTGCTCCTTCCGGTGGAGCACGAAACGTTATTATGATGACTTATTTGTCAGACATGTTCGGCATGGACATTGGTTATGCACAGTGGATTATGTACTGTATGCCGTTTGTCATCGCGATGATTCCGATCACATGGATCGTAACCAATACTGTTTTCAAACCGAGAATTCGTTCTCTTGCTCCGGCTATGCGTCACCTCGAAGGTGAAATAGTAAAGATGGGTAAGTGGAATAAGAACCAGATATGGGCCATGATCATCTTTGTTATTATGGTCTTCGGTTGGTTTACTGAGAAGGCATTTTTCAACATGGGAATCTATCCTATCCGTCTGGGTATCGGTGTAATCGCCGTTGCCGGAGCTGTTGCCTACCTGTTGACCGGTGTTGTTAACTGGCGCGATTATCAGGAGAAGGTCGACTGGGGTGTAGTCTGGCTTTATGCAGGTGCAATCATCTTTGGTCGTACATTGGATAAGACCGGTGCTGCATATTGGTTAGCTCAGTCTGTTATTGATTCTCTTGCTCCGCTCGGTATGGATAAGGGGATCCCCCTCATGCTTACCTCGAACGGTTTGACAGCTGTACTGACAAACTTAATGGCTGATGGTCCGGCCGCGGCCGCAGTTGGTCCTATCACTTTGAATATGGCTAGTATTGTCCATCCGGGAACAACATTCCTGCCGTTTATGGCAATGGCTACAGCTATTTCATCTTCCTTTGCTTACTGCCTCATTATCGGAACTCCCCCTAACGCAATTGTATACGCCTCAGGATATCTTGAGCCTAAGGATTACCTTAGAGTCGGGGTGCCTATGTGGTTTATTGCGAACATTATGATCGTCATTCTCACATCGTTATACTGGTGTGGAATCGGGTTCGGTAGCTTACCGGGATTTTAA
- a CDS encoding YIP1 family protein, whose translation MEASCTQAEKMGIREYMDTLFAIMRSPAKYFESVADENGSRRALFFLMISGIFYCSVSMTYFFENSLTMGVIMMINAVFMPALGAAFSFCMISMSTRSRVPYSKVFNVYAYAGGALMVISWIPGLAMILEPVRAVLVGIGLVKVCGLRKMQAAFLVIITAVLLLIFFWTAAPLVLEVRSMFG comes from the coding sequence ATGGAAGCTTCATGCACGCAGGCTGAAAAGATGGGAATCAGGGAGTACATGGATACTCTTTTCGCGATTATGCGTTCCCCTGCTAAATATTTTGAAAGTGTTGCAGACGAGAATGGGTCTAGACGGGCGCTCTTCTTTTTAATGATTTCGGGAATTTTTTATTGCTCCGTAAGCATGACATATTTCTTTGAAAATTCCCTCACTATGGGCGTTATTATGATGATTAATGCCGTTTTTATGCCCGCGCTCGGAGCTGCTTTTTCCTTTTGTATGATCAGTATGTCGACCCGGAGCAGAGTGCCATACAGCAAGGTTTTTAATGTTTATGCTTATGCCGGCGGAGCTCTCATGGTCATTTCATGGATTCCCGGTCTTGCAATGATACTGGAGCCTGTTCGTGCTGTGCTTGTAGGAATCGGGCTGGTCAAAGTTTGCGGTTTAAGAAAGATGCAGGCGGCTTTTTTAGTTATAATAACTGCTGTTTTACTGTTGATATTTTTTTGGACAGCCGCTCCGTTGGTTTTAGAAGTGCGGTCAATGTTCGGGTAG
- a CDS encoding response regulator, with protein sequence MSKIKVLMVDDEERFRNTTAKILSRKGFETVLAESGEEALEKLGENPDVVILDVKMSGMDGHETLARIKDLKPDLPIIMLTGHGDLSGARKAHKTGAFDFLAKPCDIDLLADKIHDAHASVSKKPYQEKLVEQIMIPLDDYTLIPDNSTVRDAIAALKKAMSEFVATNKLMDTGHRSVVVTNPSGNVVGILNPLNLINAIRPDYLSAPKPSTADSLQYSAMFWEGLFTSRVKEIMNKPVRELMSETLPTISFDANLMDVANNMVTMPARRMVVQKDGRDIGIVREQELFYEIARIISSS encoded by the coding sequence ATGAGTAAGATTAAGGTCCTCATGGTCGACGATGAGGAACGCTTCCGTAACACGACAGCTAAGATACTGTCCCGCAAAGGATTTGAAACAGTCTTGGCGGAGAGTGGTGAAGAAGCTTTGGAAAAACTGGGGGAAAATCCGGATGTAGTCATTCTGGATGTGAAAATGAGTGGAATGGACGGACATGAAACATTGGCTCGGATTAAGGATCTTAAGCCCGATCTTCCAATAATCATGCTTACAGGTCATGGAGATCTTTCCGGTGCCAGAAAAGCTCATAAAACAGGCGCGTTCGATTTTCTTGCCAAGCCATGTGATATCGATCTTTTGGCTGATAAAATCCATGACGCTCATGCTTCTGTTTCCAAAAAGCCCTATCAGGAGAAGCTGGTAGAGCAAATAATGATTCCTCTGGATGACTATACTCTGATTCCGGATAACAGCACCGTGCGTGATGCCATCGCAGCACTGAAAAAGGCTATGAGTGAATTTGTAGCTACGAATAAGTTGATGGACACAGGACATCGTTCGGTTGTTGTCACTAATCCCAGCGGTAATGTCGTCGGTATACTTAATCCCTTAAATCTTATCAACGCAATCAGGCCCGATTATCTGTCAGCTCCTAAGCCTTCTACGGCGGATAGTCTGCAGTATTCAGCCATGTTCTGGGAAGGGCTTTTTACTTCCCGCGTTAAAGAAATCATGAACAAACCTGTGCGTGAACTGATGTCTGAAACACTTCCGACCATCAGTTTTGACGCAAACCTAATGGATGTTGCCAACAATATGGTGACAATGCCTGCACGGCGCATGGTTGTTCAGAAAGACGGCAGGGACATAGGCATCGTCCGGGAGCAGGAACTCTTCTATGAGATCGCCCGGATAATCTCATCGAGTTAA
- a CDS encoding PAS domain-containing sensor histidine kinase, whose protein sequence is MKKQVYRGVHKLLLVSMIIVPAIPLLLAVTIGYYSYSKTTEKLVVSAIRQSAIDHRDIISVFLKERQSDLQEYLNLIPPEHLKRGLEHEDIALMYKYAGGVFQDLGLIAPDGVQVSYAGAYELAEKKYLDAPWYQGAVKKGYYVSDVYLGYRNVPHFVVAVMKRIDGKPWVLRGTINPDIFRKLVDGVKLGDTGEAYIVSQDGKFQTARRSGGRLLENDLFNYPFQKKNIMSFLGNDDGADYLFTSALMNDGKWRLIVRQKRVDAFRSTNNAGYTVLIILLCGGAFIVVLAFFASRKIYETLERQAGDVCALENQLMRAVRLAELGEMSAGFAHEINNPLQIMKSDLALLEMVLEDVFSSNCDPVIRDEVQDIADQLKLQIDRCAGITREILNFGRSNKPELQNINLAVYLPGVGAMVEKKAVVHGIQMSCTISPETPLIEADPGQLQQVMVNLLNNAIHAVIDRHGSEGGKVRVDAARGADGSAVIKVSDNGTGISPDYLNKVFVPFFSTKAPGKGTGLGLSVCHTIITSLGGDLIVESVKNEGTVFTITLPGINN, encoded by the coding sequence ATGAAAAAACAGGTGTATCGCGGAGTTCATAAACTCCTTCTCGTTTCAATGATTATTGTTCCCGCCATACCGCTTCTTCTGGCGGTGACTATCGGTTATTATTCCTATTCAAAAACAACGGAAAAATTGGTTGTAAGTGCAATTCGTCAATCGGCTATAGATCATAGGGATATAATTTCGGTATTCCTTAAAGAGAGGCAGTCGGATTTGCAGGAATATTTGAATTTAATACCCCCTGAGCATTTGAAACGAGGGTTGGAGCATGAAGATATTGCTTTGATGTATAAATATGCTGGTGGCGTATTTCAGGATTTGGGTTTGATTGCACCGGATGGGGTTCAGGTGTCATATGCAGGAGCATATGAACTGGCTGAAAAGAAATATCTTGATGCGCCTTGGTATCAAGGTGCTGTTAAAAAGGGATATTATGTCAGTGATGTATATTTAGGATATCGTAATGTTCCGCATTTTGTTGTGGCAGTCATGAAACGCATAGATGGTAAGCCATGGGTGCTGCGAGGTACTATCAATCCGGATATTTTTAGAAAACTTGTTGATGGAGTTAAACTTGGAGATACCGGCGAGGCTTATATTGTAAGTCAGGATGGTAAATTTCAGACTGCGCGCAGATCCGGTGGAAGACTTCTCGAAAATGATTTGTTTAATTATCCGTTTCAGAAAAAAAACATAATGTCGTTCCTCGGAAATGATGACGGTGCTGATTATTTATTTACATCTGCTCTTATGAATGATGGTAAATGGCGGCTTATCGTTCGGCAAAAGAGAGTTGATGCTTTTCGATCAACTAATAATGCCGGATATACAGTTCTTATTATTCTTCTTTGCGGAGGTGCTTTCATTGTTGTTCTGGCCTTTTTTGCTAGCCGTAAAATTTATGAAACACTTGAACGTCAGGCCGGTGATGTCTGTGCTCTTGAAAACCAGCTTATGCGGGCAGTTCGTCTTGCCGAGCTCGGAGAAATGTCGGCTGGCTTTGCTCATGAAATAAATAATCCATTGCAAATAATGAAAAGTGACCTCGCATTGTTGGAGATGGTTCTTGAAGATGTGTTTTCAAGCAACTGCGATCCGGTAATACGCGATGAAGTTCAGGATATCGCCGATCAGTTGAAGTTGCAGATTGATCGTTGCGCAGGCATTACCCGTGAAATTCTTAATTTCGGTCGGAGCAATAAGCCTGAGTTGCAGAATATTAATCTTGCAGTTTATTTGCCCGGAGTGGGGGCTATGGTTGAAAAGAAAGCCGTTGTTCATGGTATACAAATGAGCTGTACGATCAGTCCTGAAACACCTTTAATTGAGGCTGATCCCGGGCAGTTGCAGCAGGTAATGGTTAATCTGCTTAATAATGCGATTCATGCCGTTATTGATCGACATGGTTCTGAAGGTGGAAAAGTCAGAGTTGATGCTGCGCGCGGAGCGGATGGAAGTGCTGTTATTAAGGTAAGCGATAATGGGACAGGCATCAGTCCTGATTATTTGAACAAGGTTTTTGTTCCTTTCTTTTCTACTAAGGCTCCGGGAAAGGGTACAGGCCTCGGTCTGTCAGTGTGCCATACTATAATAACGTCTCTTGGTGGTGACCTAATCGTCGAAAGTGTTAAGAATGAGGGCACAGTTTTTACGATAACTTTACCGGGAATTAATAACTAA